A single window of Drosophila suzukii chromosome 3, CBGP_Dsuzu_IsoJpt1.0, whole genome shotgun sequence DNA harbors:
- the LOC139352185 gene encoding uncharacterized protein, producing the protein MGASNSKPQTVQMANPMPFEITRDVVHRIDQATAKSTKQGTTISEKCSQRPTVGARSDSPTTMEHKPNEVQDMTPVKVAKSWKRRSLEVEETEFGKSLQRVQDLFGKPVKWAKDCEGEIGKFEKELIHCYQRYPDEPLQCSNLARQYHRFVFSRQTDEISKQRSPTGSAGPKSPSTM; encoded by the coding sequence atgggtGCCAGCAACAGCAAGCCGCAGACTGTGCAGATGGCAAATCCTATGCCCTTTGAGATTACTCGGGATGTGGTGCATAGGATCGATCAGGCCACCGCCAAATCCACTAAACAGGGGACTACCATCAGCGAAAAATGCAGTCAAAGGCCCACAGTAGGAGCGCGTTCCGATTCTCCCACTACCATGGAACACAAGCCGAATGAAGTGCAGGACATGACTCCTGTAAAAGTAGCCAAGTCCTGGAAAAGGCGCTCCCTTGAGGTTGAGGAAACTGAGTTTGGAAAGTCCTTGCAGCGAGTTCAGGACCTCTTTGGGAAGCCCGTAAAATGGGCCAAGGACTGTGAAGGCGAGATCGGAAAGTTCGAGAAGGAACTGATACACTGCTATCAACGGTATCCCGACGAACCTCTGCAGTGCTCAAATTTGGCCAGACAGTATCATCGCTTCGTGTTTTCCAGGCAGACCGATGAAATTTCCAAACAGAGGAGTCCCACTGGCTCCGCTGGTCCCAAGTCACCGTCGACTATGTAA